A single Thermosynechococcus vestitus BP-1 DNA region contains:
- a CDS encoding glutamate synthase-related protein → MQQSTVSSPVHPVGYHGQPWLVAERDACGVGFVAHRKGVASHRILTQALEGLTCLEHRGGCSADRDSGDGAGIMTAIPWELLPEFGIPRQRIGVGMIFLPQGAATAAAKAIVEKVLSENELRLLGWRPVPVNPSVLGVQAKQNQPQIEQLFVASSKASGDELERQLYLTRKRIERAIAHTKADWQRDFYICSFSTRTIVYKGMVRSVVLAQFYDDLRNPKYITPFALYHRRFSTNTMPKWPLAQPMRMLGHNGEINTLLGNINWMRARSAQLSHPYWGEAFTDLLPIVNAENSDSANLDNVLELLVQSGRQPLQAMMMLVPEAYQNQPDLADHPEVVDFYEYYSGLQEAWDGPALVAFSDGKIVGATLDRNGLRPARYILTSDDLVIVASEAGTIQIDEARVIAKGRLGPGQMIAVDLEHQELLTNWEIKQRVAQQQPYGEWLKAYRQELAPQPYGEAPTLDPQTCLQQQMAFGFSAEDVEMIIEAMAKEGKEPTFCMGDDIPLAVLSQQPHLLYDYFKQRFAQVTNPAIDPLREKLVMSLVTRLGKRGNLLVESPEHARLLQLNSPLINEAELEEILKAPFGATRLSTQFAIAQGPAGLEAAVDRLCEQAAAAVKGGAEILVLSDRHNLAGEPHLLDAETSYIPPLLAVGAVHHHLIAQGIRRRASLVVETAQCWSTHHFACLIGYGAGAVCPYLTWETIRQWWHSDRTQSLMAKGKLPQLTLQQVQANYRKAVEEGLLKILSKMGISLIASYRGAQIFEAIGIGDDLLNKAFIGTTSRVGGLTLQDLAQETIAFHHKAFPELTAKKLENFGFVQFRPGGEYHMNNPEMAKALHKAVSSNSYDHYEIYRRQLTGRVPTALRDLLDFQSDRPSIPLEAVEPASEIVKRFCTGGMSLGALSREAHEVLAIAMNRLGAKSNSGEGGEDPIRFQVLTDVDAEGHSPQFPHLRGLRNGDTASSAIKQVASGRFGVTPEYLINAQQIEIKIAQGAKPGEGGQLPGSKVSPYIAMLRRSKPGVSLISPPPHHDIYSIEDLAQLIFDLHQINPQAQVSVKLVAEIGIGTIAAGVAKANADVIQISGHDGGTGASPLSSIKHAGSPWELGLTEVHRVLLENQLRDRVILRVDGGLKCGWDVVMGALMGAEEFGFGSVAMIAEGCIMARICHTNNCPVGVATQKEDLRKRFPGLPEHVVNFFLFIAEEVRSILAKLGYRTLNEIIGRADLLVPRQNVTLTKTGPLNLACLTKLPDTRSDRRWLQHEPVHSNGTVLDDAILARPEVQAAIEKQQTVELELPIANTDRTVGARIAGVIAKKYGNTGFEGQITLNFRGSAGQSFGAFNLPGMILKLTGEANDYVGKGMHGGEIIIQPPANAPYAAADNVIIGNTCLYGATGGFLFANGRAGERFAVRNSKAYAVVEGTGDHCCEYMTGGVVVVLGTTGRNVAAGMTGGLAYILDEAGNFPAKVNPEIVKLQRVTSAIGAAQLKQLIIAHHERTGSAKAATILERWEQYLPLFWQVVPPSEANTPEVVGEAAPQTDSKVLSPLS, encoded by the coding sequence ATGCAACAATCCACCGTTTCTTCCCCCGTGCATCCAGTTGGTTACCATGGACAGCCTTGGCTTGTGGCCGAGCGAGATGCCTGTGGTGTGGGTTTTGTTGCCCATCGCAAGGGGGTGGCCAGTCACCGCATCTTGACCCAAGCCCTTGAGGGATTGACCTGCCTTGAACATCGCGGGGGCTGTAGTGCGGATCGCGACTCGGGGGATGGTGCAGGCATCATGACGGCGATTCCGTGGGAATTGTTGCCAGAGTTTGGCATTCCGCGGCAACGGATTGGGGTAGGGATGATCTTTTTACCCCAAGGGGCGGCCACCGCAGCAGCCAAAGCCATTGTTGAAAAAGTCCTCAGTGAAAATGAGCTGCGCCTGTTGGGCTGGCGACCTGTGCCCGTGAACCCCAGTGTGTTGGGGGTACAAGCAAAACAAAATCAGCCTCAGATTGAGCAGCTTTTTGTGGCTTCGAGCAAAGCCAGTGGCGATGAACTGGAGCGGCAACTCTATTTGACGCGCAAGCGTATTGAGCGGGCGATCGCCCACACGAAAGCCGACTGGCAACGGGACTTTTATATTTGCTCCTTCTCGACCCGCACGATTGTCTATAAAGGCATGGTGCGATCGGTGGTGCTGGCTCAGTTTTACGACGATCTACGCAACCCGAAGTACATTACCCCCTTTGCTCTGTATCACCGTCGCTTTAGTACCAACACAATGCCCAAGTGGCCCTTGGCTCAACCGATGCGGATGCTGGGGCACAATGGCGAAATCAATACCCTCCTAGGAAATATTAACTGGATGCGGGCGCGCTCTGCTCAATTGAGCCATCCCTACTGGGGAGAGGCCTTTACCGACCTGCTGCCCATTGTTAACGCCGAAAACAGCGACTCGGCAAACCTCGACAACGTCCTTGAACTGCTGGTGCAATCGGGACGGCAGCCCTTGCAGGCAATGATGATGTTGGTTCCCGAGGCCTATCAAAATCAGCCCGATTTGGCAGATCACCCAGAGGTGGTGGACTTTTATGAATACTACAGCGGCCTTCAAGAAGCTTGGGATGGTCCTGCTCTGGTGGCCTTTTCCGATGGCAAAATTGTCGGCGCCACCCTCGATCGCAATGGCCTACGACCCGCCCGCTACATCCTCACCAGTGATGACCTAGTGATTGTGGCTTCGGAGGCGGGCACGATCCAAATTGACGAGGCAAGGGTGATTGCAAAGGGCCGCCTCGGCCCCGGGCAGATGATTGCCGTTGACTTGGAGCACCAAGAACTGCTCACCAACTGGGAAATCAAACAGCGGGTGGCACAGCAGCAGCCCTACGGTGAATGGCTGAAAGCCTATCGCCAAGAACTTGCCCCCCAACCCTACGGTGAAGCCCCCACCCTTGATCCGCAAACCTGCCTGCAACAGCAAATGGCCTTTGGCTTCAGTGCCGAAGATGTGGAAATGATCATTGAGGCCATGGCGAAGGAGGGCAAGGAACCCACCTTCTGCATGGGGGACGACATTCCCTTGGCGGTGCTGTCTCAGCAACCCCACTTGCTCTACGACTACTTCAAGCAGCGCTTTGCCCAAGTGACGAATCCCGCCATTGATCCGCTGCGGGAAAAATTGGTGATGTCGCTGGTGACTCGCCTTGGCAAGCGGGGGAATCTGCTCGTTGAAAGCCCGGAACATGCTCGCCTGCTGCAACTCAATTCACCCCTGATTAACGAGGCGGAGCTAGAGGAAATTCTCAAGGCCCCCTTTGGCGCCACACGCCTTTCAACCCAATTTGCGATCGCCCAAGGGCCTGCAGGTCTTGAGGCCGCTGTGGATCGCCTCTGCGAACAGGCTGCCGCCGCAGTTAAAGGAGGCGCCGAAATCCTGGTGCTGAGCGATCGCCACAACCTTGCTGGTGAACCCCATCTTTTGGATGCGGAGACCTCCTACATTCCGCCCCTATTGGCCGTCGGTGCAGTGCACCACCACTTGATTGCCCAGGGCATTCGCCGTCGTGCCTCCCTTGTGGTGGAAACAGCCCAATGCTGGAGTACCCATCACTTTGCCTGTCTGATTGGCTATGGGGCTGGGGCAGTGTGTCCCTACCTGACCTGGGAAACCATTCGCCAGTGGTGGCATAGCGATCGCACCCAAAGCTTGATGGCTAAAGGCAAACTACCGCAACTGACGCTGCAACAGGTGCAGGCCAACTATCGCAAAGCGGTCGAGGAGGGACTCCTGAAAATCCTCTCCAAGATGGGCATCTCTTTGATTGCAAGTTACCGCGGTGCCCAAATTTTTGAGGCCATTGGCATTGGCGATGACCTGCTCAACAAGGCTTTCATTGGCACCACGTCGCGGGTGGGAGGTCTCACCCTCCAAGACTTGGCTCAAGAAACCATTGCCTTTCACCACAAGGCCTTCCCCGAACTCACCGCCAAAAAACTGGAGAACTTTGGCTTTGTTCAATTCCGTCCGGGTGGCGAGTACCACATGAACAATCCGGAGATGGCCAAGGCACTCCACAAGGCCGTGAGCAGTAATAGCTATGACCATTACGAGATCTATCGTCGCCAACTCACCGGTCGGGTACCCACGGCACTGCGGGATCTCCTAGACTTCCAAAGCGATCGCCCCAGTATTCCCCTAGAGGCGGTTGAACCCGCCAGTGAAATTGTCAAACGCTTCTGTACGGGGGGGATGTCCTTGGGGGCCCTCTCGCGGGAAGCCCATGAGGTGCTCGCGATCGCCATGAACCGCCTCGGTGCCAAATCCAACTCCGGCGAGGGCGGTGAAGATCCCATTCGTTTTCAAGTGCTCACGGATGTCGATGCCGAGGGGCACTCTCCCCAATTTCCCCATCTGCGGGGCCTGCGCAATGGCGATACCGCTAGCTCAGCCATTAAACAGGTCGCTTCCGGTCGCTTTGGTGTCACTCCCGAGTATTTGATCAATGCCCAGCAAATTGAAATTAAGATTGCCCAGGGGGCAAAACCGGGGGAAGGGGGGCAACTGCCGGGCAGCAAAGTAAGCCCCTACATTGCCATGCTGCGGCGCTCTAAGCCGGGGGTCTCCCTGATTTCACCGCCCCCTCACCACGATATCTACTCGATTGAAGATTTGGCACAACTCATCTTCGATCTCCACCAGATCAACCCCCAAGCGCAAGTCTCCGTGAAGCTGGTGGCCGAAATTGGTATCGGTACGATCGCTGCTGGGGTAGCAAAAGCCAATGCCGATGTGATTCAAATTTCCGGCCACGATGGTGGCACTGGCGCCTCACCCCTGAGTTCGATTAAGCATGCCGGCAGTCCCTGGGAACTAGGCCTAACGGAGGTGCACCGTGTTCTCCTGGAGAACCAACTGCGCGATCGCGTCATTCTGCGGGTGGATGGTGGCCTCAAGTGTGGCTGGGACGTGGTCATGGGAGCCCTAATGGGTGCCGAGGAATTTGGCTTTGGCTCAGTGGCCATGATTGCTGAGGGCTGTATCATGGCCCGGATTTGCCACACCAATAACTGCCCCGTGGGCGTGGCCACCCAAAAAGAGGACCTGCGCAAACGTTTCCCCGGCCTCCCGGAGCATGTGGTGAACTTCTTCCTCTTTATTGCGGAAGAGGTGCGCTCCATTCTGGCCAAGCTGGGCTACCGCACCCTCAATGAGATCATTGGCCGCGCCGATTTACTGGTGCCGCGGCAGAATGTCACCCTGACCAAGACGGGTCCGCTGAATTTGGCTTGCCTGACGAAGCTGCCCGATACACGGAGCGATCGCCGCTGGTTACAGCACGAACCAGTGCACAGTAACGGCACCGTTCTCGATGATGCCATTTTGGCACGCCCAGAGGTGCAAGCCGCCATTGAAAAGCAGCAAACCGTTGAACTAGAGCTGCCCATTGCCAACACCGATCGCACCGTGGGGGCACGTATTGCCGGTGTCATCGCCAAAAAGTACGGCAACACTGGTTTTGAAGGTCAGATTACCCTCAACTTCCGAGGCAGTGCTGGCCAGAGCTTTGGCGCCTTCAACTTGCCGGGGATGATTCTGAAGCTCACCGGTGAGGCCAACGATTATGTGGGCAAGGGAATGCATGGGGGTGAAATCATTATCCAGCCCCCTGCCAATGCCCCCTACGCGGCTGCAGACAACGTCATTATTGGCAATACCTGCCTCTATGGCGCCACCGGTGGGTTCCTCTTTGCCAATGGCCGGGCGGGTGAGCGCTTTGCTGTTCGCAACTCCAAGGCCTATGCCGTTGTGGAGGGCACAGGGGATCACTGCTGTGAATATATGACCGGTGGGGTGGTGGTGGTCTTGGGTACCACGGGTCGCAATGTGGCTGCTGGCATGACGGGGGGCTTGGCCTACATTTTGGATGAAGCCGGTAACTTCCCTGCCAAGGTCAACCCTGAAATTGTCAAGCTGCAGCGGGTCACCTCTGCCATTGGCGCCGCTCAACTCAAGCAACTCATTATTGCCCACCACGAGCGTACGGGCAGTGCAAAGGCGGCCACGATTCTCGAGCGATGGGAGCAGTATTTGCCTCTCTTTTGGCAGGTGGTGCCGCCCTCGGAAGCCAATACACCGGAGGTAGTAGGTGAGGCAGCACCCCAGACGGATAGTAAAGTCCTGAGTCCCCTTTCCTAA
- the ureE gene encoding urease accessory protein UreE has translation MFTLTQLCPTPLENARQLHLSLTAEERCRRRLHCHSDEGESLYLKLPRGITLQPGDRLRDEDATVIVTVHAKPEPTLKVMASTPLDLLRAAYHLGNRHVPLEIHTDYLRLGADSVVQTMLEQRGLTVTFEVAPFCPERGAYHAH, from the coding sequence ATGTTCACACTGACGCAACTTTGCCCTACACCATTGGAAAATGCCCGTCAGTTGCACCTCTCACTGACCGCAGAGGAACGGTGTCGCCGTCGTCTCCATTGCCACAGTGATGAGGGGGAGTCACTGTATCTGAAGCTACCCCGTGGAATCACCCTACAGCCAGGCGATCGCCTTCGGGACGAGGACGCCACGGTGATAGTCACGGTTCACGCCAAACCCGAACCCACGCTAAAGGTGATGGCTAGCACTCCCCTTGACCTTCTACGGGCCGCTTACCATCTCGGAAATCGCCACGTCCCCTTGGAAATTCACACCGATTACCTTCGCTTGGGCGCAGATTCTGTGGTGCAAACCATGCTTGAACAGCGGGGCTTGACGGTAACCTTTGAAGTTGCCCCCTTTTGTCCTGAACGCGGGGCCTACCATGCTCACTGA
- a CDS encoding ATP-binding protein, producing MLSKLSFRHKLLLGTLFPIVVIYTGLFFYIRSQVIRRSTADYEAWQQDVASLYAQQFSNALQEITGLATTSANALEAFPTIREEELYSFLRRNLKISRLAYGAAITFTPYSFSPRKRLFAPYVYRDIHRNRLVPKDIGHIYDYTQVRWDWYSEAVRTGQPQWSDPYFEEGAGNVWMVTYAVPFYRQGQIRGVATVDVALPTLQQEIDIQGLQQAQFFVLDRKGRIIFHGDPQLIGQSIFYIAKEYNRSDLAALAEAMISGHSGHLWMTDWVSNERQWFFYTPIPEVGWSLAIRVREEALLDFIHQETWAGLLILVVSFGLISLVTLGVTSYMVRPIQRLAIAAHKIALGNLDIAGEVDTHSQDELGNLGRTFVDMAAQLQESFAELHHFNQRLEEKVKQRTAALEAANQQLSEKERVLHDHNVALVQLSQSPHVQQGHFRMALQEIIQVTAITLRVQRASAWELQGDRLKCVVQYDPAANNHTQPTYLTHSPYPEYLKLLRSGEPLVINDLLTDPRTHELREYARVQRVYSRIDTPIIFNGQLLGVICVESIGKQRVWLLEERRFVANVADIVTIALAAHQRHQAERELLKAKEAAEAANKAKSIFLANMSHELRTPLNAILGFSQILLSDRTLAPQHRQTLEKINRSGEHLLGLINDVLDMAKIEAGRMILQQTTFDLRRMLRDLEEMLKVRAEAKGLRLVFDLAANLPVAVTTDEMKLRQVLVNLLGNGIKFTKEGSVCLKVSYRAQEPPRLAFEVSDTGIGMTPQELKMLFQPFVQTDSSKKVSEGTGLGLAISRQFVQLMGGDIQVRSTKGKGSHFYFEVPIDLGDPRSLEEEKAQTIVGLRSPTSEVRILVVDDLPENRQLLTQLLEPVGFRCREASNGQEAVEIWRAWQPHAILMDIRMPVMDGKTATRQIKKEVGDRLQRGETICPPKILAVTASSFEQDKQELLGLGCDDYIAKPFRPQILFERLAAQLHLEYAYDSTPPAAPPPPTLDPTALTVMPPSWIAELQAAAKKLNAKRIRELIAEIPPEEAALIAGLQQLVKTFRFDKIVELTLV from the coding sequence ATGCTCAGCAAGCTATCCTTTCGCCATAAGCTCTTGCTGGGAACGCTATTCCCCATTGTGGTCATCTACACTGGCCTCTTTTTCTACATTCGCTCGCAGGTCATCCGCCGCAGTACCGCTGACTATGAGGCGTGGCAGCAGGACGTGGCGTCACTCTATGCGCAGCAGTTTAGCAATGCTCTACAGGAAATTACGGGCCTGGCAACCACCAGTGCCAATGCCTTAGAAGCGTTTCCCACTATCCGTGAGGAGGAGCTGTATTCATTTCTGCGTCGCAATCTCAAAATCAGCCGTTTAGCCTATGGGGCAGCGATCACTTTCACCCCCTACAGTTTCTCCCCTCGCAAACGCTTGTTTGCCCCCTACGTCTACAGAGACATCCATCGCAACAGACTGGTACCAAAGGACATTGGGCACATTTACGACTACACCCAGGTCAGATGGGACTGGTACAGTGAAGCTGTTCGCACTGGCCAACCGCAATGGAGTGATCCCTACTTCGAAGAAGGGGCGGGTAATGTCTGGATGGTGACCTATGCCGTTCCCTTTTACCGCCAGGGGCAAATTCGCGGTGTTGCCACGGTGGATGTGGCACTGCCAACACTGCAACAGGAAATCGATATCCAAGGGCTACAGCAGGCGCAGTTTTTTGTTCTGGATCGCAAGGGACGGATCATCTTCCACGGCGATCCTCAGCTCATTGGCCAGTCCATCTTTTACATTGCCAAGGAGTACAACCGCAGTGATTTAGCGGCTTTGGCCGAAGCGATGATCAGTGGCCACAGTGGTCATCTTTGGATGACCGATTGGGTCTCCAATGAGCGGCAATGGTTTTTTTATACCCCAATTCCTGAAGTGGGTTGGAGCCTGGCCATCCGGGTGAGGGAAGAGGCGCTGCTGGATTTTATTCATCAAGAAACATGGGCAGGTCTGCTGATACTCGTCGTTTCCTTTGGTTTGATTAGTCTGGTGACCTTGGGGGTCACTAGCTATATGGTGCGTCCAATCCAGAGATTGGCTATCGCCGCTCACAAAATTGCCCTCGGCAATCTGGACATTGCAGGGGAGGTAGATACCCACAGCCAAGACGAGTTAGGGAACCTCGGTCGCACCTTTGTGGATATGGCGGCACAACTCCAGGAGAGTTTTGCTGAACTCCACCACTTTAATCAGCGGCTTGAAGAGAAGGTGAAACAGCGTACTGCTGCCCTTGAGGCCGCCAACCAACAACTGAGCGAAAAAGAACGGGTGCTCCATGACCACAATGTTGCCCTTGTTCAGCTCAGTCAATCTCCCCATGTGCAACAGGGGCACTTTCGCATGGCTTTGCAGGAGATTATTCAGGTAACTGCGATCACGCTGCGCGTTCAGCGGGCTTCGGCATGGGAACTCCAGGGCGATCGCCTCAAATGTGTGGTGCAGTACGACCCTGCCGCCAATAACCATACTCAACCCACCTACCTCACCCATTCCCCCTATCCGGAGTACCTAAAACTGCTGCGCAGCGGTGAACCCCTCGTGATCAATGATTTACTCACGGATCCGCGCACCCATGAACTGCGGGAGTATGCCAGAGTGCAACGGGTGTATTCCCGCATTGACACCCCGATCATCTTCAATGGTCAACTATTGGGAGTGATCTGTGTTGAGAGTATTGGCAAACAGCGGGTTTGGCTGCTGGAGGAACGTCGGTTTGTTGCCAATGTGGCTGATATTGTAACCATCGCCCTTGCTGCTCATCAACGCCATCAAGCGGAGCGAGAGTTGCTCAAGGCCAAGGAAGCGGCAGAGGCCGCCAATAAAGCCAAAAGTATTTTCCTTGCCAATATGAGCCATGAACTGCGCACCCCCCTCAATGCCATTCTCGGCTTTAGCCAAATTTTGCTGAGCGATCGCACCCTTGCACCCCAGCATCGCCAAACCCTGGAAAAGATTAATCGCAGTGGCGAACACCTACTAGGTTTGATTAACGATGTCCTAGACATGGCCAAAATTGAGGCCGGACGGATGATACTTCAGCAAACCACCTTTGATCTGCGGCGGATGCTGCGGGATCTCGAAGAGATGCTGAAGGTGCGAGCTGAAGCCAAGGGGTTACGCCTAGTCTTTGATTTGGCTGCCAATTTGCCTGTGGCGGTGACAACTGATGAAATGAAGCTCCGCCAAGTGTTGGTCAACCTCTTGGGGAATGGCATTAAATTCACCAAGGAGGGGAGCGTCTGCCTTAAGGTCAGCTATCGAGCCCAAGAGCCCCCTCGCCTGGCCTTTGAAGTCAGTGATACGGGTATTGGCATGACCCCGCAGGAGTTGAAGATGCTCTTTCAGCCCTTTGTCCAAACCGATAGCAGTAAAAAAGTCAGCGAAGGTACCGGCCTGGGGTTGGCTATTAGTCGCCAGTTCGTGCAATTGATGGGGGGCGATATTCAGGTGCGTAGCACCAAGGGCAAAGGCAGCCACTTCTACTTCGAGGTGCCAATTGACCTTGGAGATCCGCGATCGCTAGAGGAGGAAAAGGCACAAACTATTGTTGGCCTGCGATCGCCCACATCGGAAGTGCGCATTCTCGTGGTGGATGATCTCCCGGAAAATCGCCAACTCCTCACTCAACTCCTAGAACCGGTCGGATTTCGTTGTCGCGAAGCCAGCAACGGTCAAGAGGCAGTGGAGATCTGGCGAGCATGGCAGCCCCATGCCATTCTCATGGATATTCGGATGCCGGTCATGGACGGTAAAACGGCCACGCGACAGATCAAAAAAGAAGTGGGCGATCGCCTGCAACGGGGGGAAACCATCTGCCCACCGAAAATTCTTGCGGTTACCGCCAGTAGCTTTGAGCAAGATAAGCAGGAGCTTCTGGGGCTTGGTTGTGATGATTACATTGCCAAGCCCTTTCGTCCGCAAATCCTCTTTGAGCGATTGGCGGCCCAGTTGCACCTAGAGTACGCCTACGATAGTACGCCGCCAGCCGCCCCCCCGCCCCCTACCCTCGACCCCACAGCCTTGACGGTGATGCCGCCTTCCTGGATTGCTGAACTGCAAGCAGCCGCCAAAAAGCTGAATGCCAAGCGCATTCGTGAACTGATTGCTGAAATCCCACCTGAAGAAGCCGCCTTGATTGCAGGCCTTCAGCAGCTAGTGAAAACATTCCGCTTTGATAAAATTGTCGAGTTAACGCTGGTTTAA
- a CDS encoding urease accessory protein UreF, producing the protein MLTDSALLTLLQWVSPALPIGGFNYSEGLETLIAQGQITSAAALQDWLGFELAFGSAQWETAVMARVYRAIAKGDFEAVHQWNAWLSAARESAELRAQNWQMGTALINLVAALDRLPPALQTGQPYPWNVSVAFCIAANLADIPLETALLGYLHSWATTLINAAVKLIPLGQTAGQLLLRQLQPQIQQTVQQSLNVTDDNLESCTLGLALASMQHETLYCRLFRS; encoded by the coding sequence ATGCTCACTGATTCAGCGCTTTTAACCTTGCTTCAGTGGGTGAGTCCGGCTCTGCCGATTGGCGGCTTTAACTACTCCGAGGGCTTGGAGACTCTAATTGCTCAAGGCCAGATCACCTCAGCAGCAGCCCTACAGGACTGGCTAGGCTTTGAACTGGCCTTTGGCAGTGCCCAGTGGGAAACAGCAGTTATGGCGCGGGTCTATCGGGCGATCGCCAAGGGTGATTTTGAGGCCGTTCACCAGTGGAATGCGTGGCTCTCTGCTGCCCGCGAAAGTGCTGAACTGCGCGCCCAAAATTGGCAAATGGGAACAGCATTGATCAACCTCGTCGCTGCCCTCGATCGCCTACCCCCCGCACTTCAGACGGGCCAGCCCTACCCTTGGAATGTCAGTGTTGCCTTTTGCATTGCCGCTAACCTTGCAGACATTCCCCTCGAAACCGCACTTTTAGGCTATCTCCACAGTTGGGCCACCACCCTGATCAATGCGGCGGTGAAACTGATTCCCCTTGGTCAGACGGCAGGTCAACTACTCCTGCGCCAACTTCAGCCGCAAATTCAGCAAACGGTACAGCAGAGCTTAAATGTGACTGACGATAACTTAGAAAGCTGTACCTTGGGCTTAGCCCTTGCCAGTATGCAGCACGAAACGCTCTACTGCCGCCTATTTCGGAGTTAA